In the Leguminivora glycinivorella isolate SPB_JAAS2020 chromosome 14, LegGlyc_1.1, whole genome shotgun sequence genome, one interval contains:
- the LOC125233273 gene encoding 3-oxoacyl-[acyl-carrier-protein] reductase FabG-like — translation MSFTDKVAIVTGASSGIGAATAVALAKDGAKVVLVARNEAKLSQVAQQCEQHDAKYLIIKADVSKDEEVKTIVEKTINKFGQIDVLVNNAGFGKNASILAENIMENFDHIMNTNLRAVVYLTHLAAPHLIKTKGNIVNISSVISLRIPSGDCLSYAVSKAGLDHFTRCVALDLSPHGVRVNCVNPGPVKTDVLANAGVQNPDMLFEYWKSKTLLKRMGEPEEIADLILFLASDKARSITGSTFVSDNGARLA, via the coding sequence ATGAGTTTTACCGATAAAGTGGCAATAGTGACTGGTGCGAGTTCAGGAATAGGAGCTGCAACGGCCGTAGCTCTGGCCAAAGATGGTGCCAAGGTGGTCCTGGTAGCTAGGAACGAGGCCAAGCTGAGTCAAGTCGCCCAGCAATGCGAACAACACGACGCCAAGTATCTCATCATCAAGGCGGATGTCTCCAAAGACGAAGAAGTCAAAACGATTGTGGAAAAAACTATCAATAAGTTTGGACAGATAGACGTGCTTGTCAATAATGCTGGATTTGGCAAAAACGCGTCGATTTTAGCCGAAAATATTATGGAGAATTTCGACCACATTATGAACACAAATCTACGTGCAGTCGTGTACTTGACGCATTTAGCTGCGCCTCATTTAATTAAGACTAAGGGCAACATCGTTAATATATCGAGTGTTATCTCTCTACGCATTCCTTCGGGAGATTGTCTGTCTTATGCAGTATCAAAAGCTGGGTTGGATCACTTTACACGCTGCGTTGCTTTGGACTTATCCCCACACGGGGTAAGAGTAAACTGTGTCAACCCGGGGCCCGTCAAGACCGATGTACTAGCGAATGCGGGGGTACAGAACCCAGACATGCTATTTGAGTATTGGAAATCCAAAACGCTTCTCAAGAGGATGGGCGAGCCGGAAGAGATTGCAGACTTGATACTGTTTCTCGCAAGTGATAAGGCAAGGAGCATAACAGGATCCACATTTGTGTCGGACAATGGAGCACGCTTGGCCTGA